A portion of the Burkholderia pseudomultivorans genome contains these proteins:
- a CDS encoding NADP-dependent isocitrate dehydrogenase: MSTSPKIIYTLTDEAPALATYSLLPIVKAFTRSSGVAVETRDISLAGRIIAAFADVLPPEQKGSDDLAELGQLTLKPEANIIKLPNISASVPQLKAAIAELQAQGYKLPAYPEEPSTEEEKAVKARYDKIKGSAVNPVLREGNSDRRAPLSVKNYARKHPHKMGAWKPTSKAHVAHMSEGDFYGSEKSALIADAGSVKIELTTADGVKKVLKEKTAVKAGEVIDASVMSRKALRSFIEAQIADAKAQDVLFSVHLKATMMKVSDPILFGHFVSVFYRDALAKHADVLAQAGFNPNNGIGDLYARLKDLPADTREAIEADVKAEYAVRPRLAMVNSDKGITNLHVPSDVIVDASMPAMIRESGCMWGPDGELYDAKAVIPDRCYAGVYQAVIDDCKQHGAFDPVTMGSVPNVGLMAQAAEEYGSHDKTFQIPADGVVRVIDEAGNVLLEHAVESGDIWRMCQTKDAPVQDWVKLAVNRARATGAPAVFWLDPARAHDAQIIAKVERYLKDHDTNGLDIRIMTPVEATRFSLERIRAGKDTISVTGNVLRDYLTDLFPIMELGTSAKMLSIVPLMAGGGMFETGAGGSAPKHVQQFVEEGFLRWDSLGEFLALAASLEHLGNAYQNPKALVLAKTLDQATGKFLDENKSPARKVGGLDNRGSHFYLCLYWAQALAEQTEDAALKAQFEGVAKALADNEARILEELSAAQGKPQTIGGYYRPNVELTSQAMRPSATLNGIVDAA; this comes from the coding sequence ATGTCCACATCGCCCAAGATCATCTACACCCTCACCGACGAAGCGCCCGCGCTCGCGACCTATTCGCTGCTGCCGATCGTCAAGGCCTTCACGCGTTCGTCCGGCGTCGCCGTCGAGACGCGCGACATCTCGCTCGCCGGCCGCATCATCGCGGCATTCGCAGACGTGCTGCCGCCCGAGCAGAAGGGTTCCGACGATCTGGCCGAACTGGGCCAGCTCACGCTGAAGCCGGAAGCGAACATCATCAAGCTGCCGAACATCAGCGCATCGGTGCCGCAGCTGAAGGCCGCGATCGCCGAACTGCAGGCGCAGGGCTACAAGCTGCCGGCCTATCCGGAAGAGCCGTCGACCGAAGAAGAGAAGGCCGTCAAGGCCCGTTACGACAAGATCAAGGGCAGCGCGGTGAACCCGGTGCTGCGCGAAGGCAATTCCGACCGCCGCGCGCCGCTGTCGGTCAAGAACTACGCCCGCAAGCATCCGCACAAGATGGGCGCCTGGAAGCCGACCTCGAAGGCGCACGTCGCGCACATGAGCGAAGGCGACTTCTACGGCAGCGAGAAGTCGGCGCTGATCGCCGACGCCGGCAGCGTGAAGATCGAGCTGACGACCGCCGACGGCGTGAAGAAGGTGCTGAAGGAAAAGACGGCCGTGAAGGCCGGTGAAGTGATCGACGCGTCGGTGATGAGCCGCAAGGCGCTGCGCAGCTTCATCGAGGCGCAGATCGCCGACGCGAAGGCGCAGGACGTGCTGTTCTCGGTGCACCTGAAGGCGACCATGATGAAGGTCTCCGATCCGATCCTGTTCGGCCATTTCGTGTCGGTGTTCTACCGCGACGCGCTCGCCAAGCACGCGGACGTGCTGGCGCAGGCCGGCTTCAACCCGAACAACGGGATCGGCGACCTGTACGCGCGCCTGAAGGACCTGCCGGCCGACACGCGCGAAGCGATCGAAGCCGACGTCAAGGCCGAGTACGCGGTGCGCCCGCGCCTCGCGATGGTCAACTCGGACAAGGGCATCACGAACCTGCACGTGCCGAGCGACGTGATCGTCGACGCATCGATGCCGGCGATGATCCGCGAGTCGGGCTGCATGTGGGGTCCGGACGGCGAGCTGTACGACGCGAAGGCCGTGATTCCGGACCGCTGCTACGCCGGCGTGTACCAGGCCGTGATCGACGACTGCAAGCAGCACGGCGCGTTCGATCCGGTCACGATGGGCAGCGTGCCGAACGTCGGCCTGATGGCGCAGGCGGCCGAGGAATACGGTTCGCACGACAAGACGTTCCAGATCCCGGCCGACGGCGTCGTGCGCGTGATCGACGAAGCCGGCAACGTGCTGCTCGAGCACGCGGTCGAGTCGGGCGACATCTGGCGCATGTGCCAGACCAAGGACGCACCGGTGCAGGACTGGGTCAAGCTCGCGGTGAACCGCGCACGCGCGACCGGCGCGCCGGCCGTGTTCTGGCTCGATCCGGCCCGCGCGCACGACGCGCAGATCATCGCGAAGGTCGAGCGCTACCTGAAGGATCACGACACGAACGGTCTCGACATCCGCATCATGACGCCGGTCGAAGCGACGCGTTTCTCGCTCGAGCGCATCCGCGCGGGCAAGGACACGATCTCGGTCACCGGCAACGTGCTGCGCGACTACCTGACCGACCTGTTCCCGATCATGGAACTGGGCACCAGCGCGAAGATGCTGTCGATCGTGCCGCTGATGGCCGGCGGCGGGATGTTCGAGACGGGCGCCGGCGGTTCCGCGCCGAAGCACGTGCAGCAGTTCGTCGAGGAAGGCTTCCTGCGCTGGGATTCGCTCGGCGAATTCCTCGCGCTCGCCGCTTCGCTCGAGCATCTCGGCAACGCGTACCAGAACCCGAAGGCGCTCGTGCTCGCGAAGACGCTCGACCAGGCGACCGGCAAGTTCCTCGACGAGAACAAGTCGCCGGCGCGCAAGGTCGGCGGCCTCGACAACCGCGGCAGCCACTTCTACCTGTGCCTGTACTGGGCGCAGGCGCTGGCCGAGCAGACCGAGGACGCGGCGCTGAAGGCGCAGTTCGAAGGCGTCGCGAAGGCGCTCGCCGACAACGAGGCGCGCATTCTCGAAGAGCTGTCGGCCGCGCAGGGCAAGCCGCAGACCATCGGCGGCTACTACCGTCCGAACGTCGAGCTGACGAGCCAGGCGATGCGCCCGAGCGCGACGCTGAACGGCATCGTCGACGCGGCCTGA
- the icd gene encoding NADP-dependent isocitrate dehydrogenase, with the protein MPYQHIKVPEGGDKITVNKDFSLNVSDQPIIPYIEGDGTGFDITPVMIKVVDAAVAHAYKGKRKIHWMEIFAGEKATKVYGPDVWLPDETLQVLKEYVVSIKGPLTTPVGGGIRSLNVALRQELDLYVCLRPVQYFNGVPSPVREPQKIDMVIFRENSEDIYAGIEWAAGSEQAKKVIKFLQDEMGVKKIRFPETSGIGVKPVSTEGTERLVRKAIQYAIDNDRKSVTLVHKGNIMKFTEGLFRDAGYALAQKEFGGELIDGGPWMRVKNPKTGGEIVIKDSIADAFLQQILLRPAEYDVIATLNLNGDYISDALAAQVGGIGIAPGANLSDSVAMFEATHGTAPKYAGKDYVNPGSEILSAEMMLRHLGWTEAADTIIAAMEKSILQKRVTYDFARLMEGATQVSCSGFGEVLIENM; encoded by the coding sequence ATGCCGTATCAGCACATCAAGGTTCCGGAAGGCGGTGACAAGATCACCGTCAACAAGGATTTCTCGCTCAACGTTTCCGATCAGCCGATCATTCCCTATATCGAAGGCGACGGTACGGGCTTCGATATCACGCCGGTCATGATCAAGGTCGTCGATGCGGCGGTGGCGCACGCTTACAAAGGCAAACGCAAGATCCACTGGATGGAGATCTTCGCGGGCGAGAAGGCGACCAAGGTGTACGGTCCGGACGTGTGGCTGCCGGACGAGACGCTGCAGGTGCTGAAGGAGTACGTGGTGTCGATCAAGGGGCCGCTGACGACCCCGGTCGGCGGCGGGATCCGTTCGCTGAACGTCGCGCTGCGCCAGGAGCTCGACCTGTACGTGTGCCTGCGCCCGGTCCAGTACTTCAACGGCGTTCCGTCGCCGGTGCGCGAGCCGCAGAAGATCGACATGGTGATCTTCCGCGAGAACTCGGAAGACATCTACGCGGGCATCGAATGGGCGGCCGGCTCGGAGCAGGCGAAGAAGGTCATCAAGTTCCTGCAGGACGAGATGGGCGTGAAGAAGATCCGTTTCCCGGAAACGTCGGGGATCGGCGTCAAGCCCGTGTCGACCGAAGGCACCGAGCGCCTGGTGCGCAAGGCGATCCAGTACGCGATCGACAACGATCGCAAGTCGGTCACGCTGGTGCACAAGGGCAACATCATGAAGTTCACGGAAGGCCTGTTCCGTGACGCCGGCTATGCGCTCGCGCAGAAGGAATTCGGCGGCGAGCTGATCGACGGCGGCCCGTGGATGCGCGTGAAGAACCCGAAGACGGGCGGCGAGATCGTGATCAAGGATTCGATCGCCGACGCGTTCCTGCAGCAGATCCTGCTGCGCCCGGCCGAATACGACGTGATCGCGACGCTGAACCTGAACGGCGACTACATCTCCGACGCGCTGGCCGCGCAGGTCGGCGGCATCGGCATCGCGCCGGGCGCGAACCTGTCGGATTCGGTCGCGATGTTCGAGGCGACGCACGGCACCGCGCCGAAGTACGCAGGCAAGGATTACGTGAACCCCGGTTCCGAGATCCTGTCGGCGGAAATGATGCTGCGCCACCTCGGCTGGACCGAAGCGGCCGACACGATCATCGCCGCGATGGAGAAGTCGATCCTGCAGAAGCGCGTCACGTACGACTTCGCGCGCCTGATGGAAGGCGCGACGCAGGTGTCGTGCTCGGGCTTCGGCGAAGTGCTGATCGAGAACATGTAA
- a CDS encoding pseudouridine synthase codes for MPLIALNKPFGTICQFSAHETRPSLGDWVKTPGVYPAGRLDADSEGLLLLTDDGALQARIAEPRHKLVKRYWAQVDGAPGAADLKALARGVDLGDYVTRPCRAEFIEPPDTLWPRNPPIRYRAAIPTTWIELAITEGKNRQVRRMTAAVGFPTLRLVRVGIGALDIFALGIAPGETIALPPRAPWDGFARVE; via the coding sequence ATGCCCCTGATCGCCCTCAACAAGCCGTTCGGCACGATTTGCCAGTTTTCCGCGCACGAGACGCGGCCGTCGCTCGGCGACTGGGTAAAAACGCCCGGCGTCTATCCGGCCGGCCGGCTCGACGCGGACAGCGAGGGCCTGCTGCTGCTGACCGACGACGGCGCGCTGCAGGCGCGCATCGCGGAGCCGCGCCACAAGCTGGTCAAGCGCTACTGGGCGCAGGTCGACGGCGCGCCGGGCGCGGCCGACCTGAAGGCGCTCGCGCGCGGCGTCGATCTCGGCGACTACGTGACGCGCCCGTGCCGCGCCGAATTCATCGAGCCGCCCGACACGCTGTGGCCGCGCAACCCGCCGATCCGCTACCGCGCCGCGATCCCGACGACCTGGATCGAACTCGCGATCACCGAAGGCAAGAACCGGCAGGTGCGCCGGATGACGGCAGCGGTCGGCTTCCCGACCTTGCGCCTGGTGCGCGTCGGCATCGGCGCGCTCGACATATTCGCGCTCGGCATTGCGCCCGGCGAAACAATCGCGCTGCCGCCGCGCGCGCCGTGGGACGGTTTCGCCCGCGTCGAATGA